One window of Aliarcobacter lanthieri genomic DNA carries:
- a CDS encoding DnaJ domain-containing protein, which produces MDYSEFEKAVEMFGILTRISKKDLKNKYLKLSKKYHPDMPDGSHEKFTELKKSYDLLCQYMDNYSYSFEIEEFKHQFPSFTSYKNWVK; this is translated from the coding sequence GTGGATTATAGTGAGTTTGAAAAAGCTGTTGAAATGTTTGGAATTTTAACAAGAATATCAAAAAAAGATTTGAAAAATAAATATTTAAAATTATCCAAAAAATATCATCCTGATATGCCAGATGGAAGTCATGAAAAATTTACAGAATTAAAAAAGAGTTATGATTTATTATGTCAATATATGGATAATTATAGTTACTCTTTTGAAATTGAAGAGTTTAAACATCAGTTTCCATCATTTACAAGTTATAAAAATTGGGTTAAATAG
- a CDS encoding glycoside hydrolase family 3 N-terminal domain-containing protein, producing MKVFILLILFVVSSFGQNYSKSDIEKMIAKMVILGFNGEILSKNSQIYKDIEFGLGGVILFDKDPNDKTKVKNIRNKEQLKKLNNELQSISKQKLLISIDQEGGVVQRLKTDMGFVDTLKASEVAQEGEEFAKNSYKALAKDLNDVGINLDFAPVVDLALNKNNKVIVTRGRSFGENSSEVIKYSSIFVDELKKENIISVLKHFPGHGSSLADSHLGFVDITKTWNKKELEPYKYFINNKKVDVIMTAHVFNENLDKNYPATLSYNVNTKLLREELKYDGVLITDDLQMSAISKHYDLRTTLRLAINSGVNLLLFANQLAKPITLKEIIDTVYSDILSENISLEKIIESNKKIDKLLGKI from the coding sequence GTGAAAGTATTTATTTTATTAATATTATTTGTAGTATCAAGTTTTGGACAAAACTATTCAAAAAGTGATATTGAAAAAATGATAGCTAAAATGGTTATTTTAGGATTTAATGGTGAGATTTTAAGTAAAAATAGTCAAATATATAAAGATATAGAGTTTGGATTAGGGGGAGTTATATTATTTGATAAAGATCCTAATGATAAAACAAAAGTTAAAAATATACGAAATAAAGAACAATTAAAAAAACTAAATAATGAACTTCAATCTATATCAAAACAGAAATTACTTATCTCTATTGATCAAGAAGGAGGAGTCGTACAAAGGCTTAAAACTGATATGGGATTTGTAGATACTCTAAAAGCTAGTGAAGTTGCACAAGAAGGTGAAGAATTTGCTAAAAATAGTTATAAAGCTTTAGCAAAAGATTTAAATGATGTAGGAATAAATCTTGATTTTGCACCAGTTGTTGATTTAGCTTTAAACAAAAATAATAAAGTTATTGTAACAAGAGGGAGAAGTTTTGGAGAAAACTCAAGTGAAGTTATAAAATATTCTTCTATTTTTGTTGATGAATTAAAAAAAGAAAATATAATTTCTGTTTTAAAACATTTTCCAGGGCATGGTTCTTCTTTAGCTGATTCACATTTAGGTTTTGTAGATATTACAAAAACTTGGAATAAAAAAGAACTTGAACCATATAAATATTTTATAAATAATAAAAAAGTAGATGTGATAATGACTGCTCATGTTTTTAATGAGAACTTAGATAAAAACTATCCTGCAACTTTATCATATAATGTAAATACAAAACTTTTAAGAGAAGAGTTAAAATATGATGGAGTTTTAATAACTGATGATTTACAAATGAGTGCTATTAGTAAACATTATGATTTAAGAACTACATTAAGATTAGCTATAAATAGTGGTGTGAATTTATTGCTTTTTGCAAATCAATTAGCAAAACCAATAACATTAAAAGAGATTATTGATACAGTTTATAGTGATATTTTAAGTGAAAATATAAGTTTAGAAAAAATTATTGAATCAAATAAAAAGATAGATAAACTTTTAGGAAAAATATAA
- a CDS encoding ABC transporter ATP-binding protein, with protein sequence MNEKISLKYIYKLLIKNKKSLLFGQFFTIIAILISVPIPLLLPLLVDEVLLNKPDFFINNIDRFFGSGDAFYYIAIVTAIVIILRFLHFIFSVITTKIFTKVSKIVIFDIRKRLLNHLEKVTMNEYESLGSGKIAANLITDVNTLDNFIVSVASKLITSILTLIAVAIVIIKINLILGLMILLIQPTLAIISKQIARKTGELKKEENASIEVFQNNINETLDLFSQIKASNKEKDFFKESILKANDIKIASNEFNYKSVAYEKFSYTIFLFAFEIFRATGLLLVAYSDLSIGLMFAMFGYIWFVMTPVQDILSIQYSLASAKAAIGRINKVLDLKCEKNGNIKLDNSKKVDISIKNLHFSYTKDKETLKNISFNIKAGEKIAIIGASGSGKTTISQIIAGFYAKDSGDILYNNISIDNIDKQSLRENIFLVLQMPILFNNTLRFNITMGDKNISDENIYKALKIAQLLETVENMPNKLDTIVGKLGVRLSGGQRQRLSIARMIIANPSVVIFDESTSALDVQTETRLFNDLEEFLKSKTVITIAHRLSTVKNASFVYMLDDGKLVQSGTHEELEKINGHYMEFVKQQLI encoded by the coding sequence ATGAATGAAAAAATATCTTTAAAATATATATACAAACTTCTTATTAAAAATAAAAAATCATTGTTATTTGGACAGTTTTTTACAATAATTGCAATTTTAATTAGTGTTCCTATTCCTCTACTTTTACCTTTATTAGTAGATGAAGTTTTACTTAATAAACCTGACTTTTTTATAAATAATATAGATAGATTTTTCGGTAGTGGTGATGCATTTTATTATATTGCAATTGTTACAGCAATAGTAATAATTTTAAGATTTCTACACTTTATTTTTAGTGTCATTACAACAAAAATATTTACAAAAGTGTCAAAGATTGTTATTTTTGATATAAGAAAAAGATTATTAAATCATTTAGAAAAAGTAACTATGAATGAGTATGAATCATTAGGTAGTGGAAAAATAGCTGCAAATTTAATAACAGATGTAAATACTTTAGATAATTTTATAGTTTCAGTAGCTAGTAAACTTATAACTTCTATTTTAACCCTTATTGCAGTTGCTATTGTAATTATAAAAATAAACCTAATTTTAGGCTTAATGATACTTTTAATACAACCAACATTAGCAATAATTTCTAAACAAATTGCAAGAAAAACTGGTGAATTAAAAAAAGAAGAAAATGCTTCTATTGAAGTATTTCAAAATAATATAAATGAAACTTTAGATCTATTCTCACAAATAAAAGCAAGTAATAAAGAAAAAGATTTTTTTAAAGAATCAATTTTAAAAGCGAATGACATAAAAATAGCTTCAAATGAATTTAACTATAAAAGTGTAGCTTATGAAAAATTTTCATATACAATATTCCTTTTTGCTTTCGAAATTTTTAGAGCAACTGGACTTTTATTAGTAGCTTATAGTGATTTGTCAATTGGACTTATGTTTGCTATGTTTGGATATATTTGGTTTGTTATGACTCCAGTTCAAGATATTTTATCTATTCAATACTCATTAGCAAGTGCAAAAGCAGCAATAGGAAGAATAAATAAAGTACTAGATTTAAAATGTGAAAAAAACGGAAATATAAAATTAGATAACTCAAAAAAAGTTGATATTTCTATAAAAAACTTACATTTTTCATATACAAAAGATAAAGAAACTCTAAAAAATATAAGTTTTAATATAAAAGCAGGTGAAAAAATAGCAATTATTGGAGCTAGTGGAAGTGGAAAAACTACAATTTCTCAAATCATTGCTGGTTTTTATGCAAAAGATAGTGGAGATATTTTATATAACAATATAAGTATTGATAATATTGATAAACAAAGCCTAAGAGAGAATATATTTCTAGTCTTACAAATGCCAATTTTATTTAATAATACATTACGATTTAACATAACAATGGGTGATAAAAATATAAGTGATGAAAATATATATAAAGCACTAAAAATAGCTCAACTTTTAGAAACAGTAGAAAATATGCCAAATAAACTTGATACTATAGTAGGTAAACTTGGTGTTAGGCTTAGTGGAGGACAAAGACAAAGATTATCTATTGCAAGAATGATAATAGCAAATCCTAGTGTAGTAATATTTGATGAATCAACATCAGCACTTGACGTACAAACAGAAACAAGACTTTTCAATGATTTAGAAGAATTTTTAAAATCAAAAACTGTTATCACAATAGCACATAGATTAAGTACAGTTAAAAATGCTTCTTTTGTATATATGTTAGATGATGGAAAACTTGTTCAAAGTGGAACGCACGAAGAATTAGAAAAAATAAATGGTCATTATATGGAATTTGTAAAACAGCAATTAATTTAA
- a CDS encoding DUF1104 domain-containing protein, with protein MKRLFILIVLLTSFLFAKENYSQMSTQELIEIIGFVSEKDKASFLKELEIRVPKMNVNEKIQYEKRLQEIPESKPIEDEE; from the coding sequence ATGAAAAGGCTTTTTATTTTAATTGTTTTATTGACAAGCTTTTTATTTGCAAAAGAGAACTATAGTCAGATGAGTACTCAAGAGCTAATAGAAATTATTGGCTTTGTTAGTGAAAAAGATAAGGCATCTTTTCTAAAAGAGTTAGAAATAAGAGTTCCAAAAATGAATGTGAACGAGAAGATTCAATATGAAAAGAGATTACAAGAAATACCAGAAAGTAAACCTATAGAAGATGAAGAGTAA
- a CDS encoding response regulator transcription factor gives MKSKILLLEDDYNLSETVAEYFEEQGFEVVCVFDGEDAAFKAYEENFDLYLFDVNVPKKRGFEVLKELRDEGKTTPAIFITSLNSMDSLEEGFLSGCDDYIRKPFELKELLLRVQTLIKKEFSKKNEIIQITPNITFNSISNELKCDNEEIKLNLKELKLLKLFLQNPNELLSHDRIYDFVWDYDEEYSDNSLRTYIKNIRKVLGKDKIVSLKKLGYRFNQE, from the coding sequence ATGAAGAGTAAAATTTTATTACTAGAAGATGATTATAATCTTAGTGAAACTGTTGCTGAATATTTTGAAGAACAGGGCTTTGAAGTAGTTTGTGTATTTGATGGAGAAGATGCAGCTTTTAAAGCTTATGAAGAAAACTTTGATTTATATTTATTTGATGTAAATGTTCCTAAGAAAAGAGGTTTTGAAGTTTTAAAAGAACTGAGAGATGAAGGTAAAACAACTCCAGCTATTTTTATAACATCTTTGAACTCTATGGATTCACTTGAAGAGGGATTTTTAAGCGGTTGTGATGATTATATAAGAAAACCATTTGAATTAAAAGAACTACTTTTAAGAGTGCAAACTCTAATTAAAAAGGAGTTCTCAAAGAAAAATGAGATTATACAAATTACACCAAATATAACTTTTAATTCTATTTCAAATGAATTAAAATGTGATAATGAAGAAATAAAATTAAATTTAAAAGAATTAAAACTTTTAAAACTATTTTTACAAAATCCAAATGAACTTTTATCTCATGATAGAATTTATGATTTTGTTTGGGATTATGATGAAGAGTATAGTGATAACTCTTTAAGAACTTATATTAAAAATATTAGAAAAGTTTTAGGAAAAGATAAAATTGTTAGCCTTAAAAAGCTCGGGTATAGATTTAACCAAGAGTGA
- a CDS encoding sensor histidine kinase, translating into MLQEKRQILQNYSNNLISNLKELHINIDKSKIYPRDDRFNSAIFDSSKKEIFSTLDLRNVNLNEVIYLKDNYIHFIKEPESYYLGSKYVIVEISDDKIWFESIKYKMIISFLIAFLFMLFIGYLIAKMFLKPMRDALHLLDRFIKDTTHELNTPVTAIISNIQMIDKNSLDEKLAKKINRIEIGAKTISNIYEDLTFISLNNQIISNNIEINLSELLKQRVDFFSSIASSKKLSFKLDIKDNILIVSDHKKISKLIDNLLSNAIKYNKYQGFIKVNLKEKLLIIEDSGKGMSKDNIKNLFVRYKRFDTSVGGFGIGLNIVSMIAKEYDLKIDVISKLEVGTRIKIRW; encoded by the coding sequence ATGCTACAAGAAAAAAGACAAATTCTGCAAAATTATTCAAATAATCTTATTTCAAATTTAAAAGAACTTCATATAAATATAGATAAATCAAAAATTTATCCACGAGATGATAGATTTAACTCAGCTATATTTGATAGTTCAAAAAAAGAGATTTTTTCTACCTTAGATTTAAGAAATGTTAATTTAAATGAAGTTATATATTTAAAAGATAATTATATACATTTTATTAAAGAACCTGAATCTTATTATTTAGGAAGTAAATATGTGATTGTTGAAATATCTGATGATAAAATTTGGTTTGAAAGCATTAAATATAAAATGATAATATCTTTTCTAATAGCTTTTTTATTTATGTTATTTATTGGATATCTTATAGCAAAAATGTTTTTAAAACCAATGAGAGATGCTTTACATTTACTTGATAGATTTATAAAAGATACAACTCATGAATTAAATACTCCTGTTACTGCAATAATTTCAAATATTCAAATGATAGATAAAAATAGTTTAGATGAAAAACTAGCTAAAAAGATAAATAGAATAGAAATAGGAGCTAAAACAATTTCAAATATTTATGAGGATTTAACTTTTATATCATTAAATAATCAAATTATCTCAAATAATATAGAAATAAATTTAAGTGAACTCTTAAAACAAAGAGTTGATTTCTTTTCAAGTATTGCAAGTTCTAAAAAGCTTAGTTTTAAATTAGATATAAAAGATAATATATTGATAGTTAGTGATCATAAGAAAATATCAAAACTAATAGATAATCTTTTATCAAATGCTATAAAATATAATAAATATCAAGGGTTTATAAAAGTAAATTTAAAAGAGAAACTTTTAATTATTGAAGACAGTGGAAAAGGAATGAGTAAAGATAATATAAAAAATTTATTTGTTAGATATAAAAGATTTGATACAAGTGTAGGTGGTTTTGGAATAGGGCTAAATATTGTATCTATGATAGCAAAAGAGTATGATTTAAAAATTGATGTTATCTCTAAACTTGAAGTTGGAACAAGGATAAAAATAAGATGGTAA
- a CDS encoding PAS domain-containing protein, with protein sequence MSKEILLDDYAFLVSETDEKGHIIFANDDFCTIAEYSVDELIGQPHNIVRHKDMPKAAFKDLWATIKRGEIWTGYVKNATKGGDYYWVYATIFPTITSEGTKGFLSCRRKASVEEIQVHDKLYKELKSKEK encoded by the coding sequence ATGTCAAAAGAGATTTTATTAGATGATTATGCTTTTTTAGTAAGTGAAACAGATGAAAAAGGTCATATTATATTTGCAAATGATGATTTTTGTACAATAGCAGAATATAGTGTAGATGAACTTATTGGACAACCTCATAATATTGTAAGACATAAAGATATGCCAAAGGCAGCTTTTAAAGATTTATGGGCAACAATAAAAAGAGGTGAGATTTGGACTGGATATGTAAAAAATGCTACAAAAGGTGGAGACTACTATTGGGTATATGCAACAATTTTTCCAACAATAACAAGTGAAGGAACAAAAGGGTTTTTATCGTGTAGAAGAAAAGCTAGTGTAGAAGAGATCCAAGTTCATGATAAACTTTACAAAGAGTTAAAATCAAAAGAGAAATAG
- a CDS encoding methyl-accepting chemotaxis protein has product MIISQIGFAVISIVAILSDHQVISILTVNIVFAIIVGYINYNSMKRVVGGITRVKEYIDDLMDFVFYRTNHIRKAEYIKDDDIGDMLRELNCYFDKYDKMRKDDMHVLGEMVIALDKVAQGIYQTQIHSNTNNFMVHTLKNIVNNMLSRANKNMEDLVEIVGLYAEHDYSKQVNINPILKGKMKLTMERINQLGSELNSNAKQNLKNGNLLERNSLVMNKSVENLASKANSQAASLEETAAALEEITSITKNNTENAFKMSNLSKDVKESVILGETLANRTALSMDEINSKVESINEAIEVIDQIAFQTNILSLNAAVEAATAGEAGKGFAVVAQEVRNLANRSAEAAKEIKELVENATSKTNEGKKISDEMRDGYNNLNRLIGETITIIQDVSQASSEQLKGIEQINDAVSMLDRVTQENAAEANNVANIANETLQMAQLLVEDAKTKKVN; this is encoded by the coding sequence ATGATTATTAGCCAAATTGGGTTTGCTGTTATTAGCATTGTTGCTATTTTAAGTGACCATCAAGTTATCTCAATATTAACTGTAAATATAGTGTTTGCAATTATTGTTGGATATATAAATTATAACTCTATGAAAAGAGTTGTAGGTGGTATAACTAGAGTAAAAGAGTATATAGATGATCTAATGGACTTTGTATTTTATAGAACAAACCACATTAGAAAAGCTGAATATATAAAAGATGATGATATTGGTGATATGCTAAGAGAGCTTAACTGTTATTTTGATAAATATGACAAAATGAGAAAAGATGATATGCATGTACTTGGAGAAATGGTTATTGCTTTAGATAAAGTTGCCCAAGGTATATATCAAACTCAAATTCATTCTAATACAAATAATTTTATGGTACATACTTTAAAAAATATTGTAAATAATATGTTATCAAGAGCAAATAAAAATATGGAAGATTTAGTCGAAATTGTTGGTTTATATGCTGAACATGATTATAGTAAGCAAGTAAATATTAATCCTATTTTAAAAGGTAAAATGAAACTTACTATGGAAAGAATAAATCAACTTGGTAGTGAACTAAATAGTAATGCAAAACAAAATCTTAAAAATGGTAATCTTTTAGAAAGAAATTCTTTAGTTATGAATAAAAGTGTTGAAAACTTAGCATCAAAAGCAAACTCTCAAGCAGCTTCTTTAGAAGAAACAGCTGCTGCACTTGAAGAAATCACATCTATTACAAAAAACAATACTGAAAATGCTTTCAAAATGTCAAATTTAAGCAAAGATGTAAAAGAGTCTGTAATTTTAGGTGAAACATTAGCAAATAGAACAGCATTGTCGATGGATGAAATAAATTCTAAAGTTGAATCTATAAATGAAGCTATAGAAGTAATTGATCAAATAGCATTCCAAACAAATATCCTAAGTTTAAATGCAGCAGTAGAAGCAGCAACAGCAGGAGAAGCCGGAAAAGGATTTGCAGTAGTAGCTCAAGAAGTAAGAAATCTTGCAAATAGAAGTGCAGAAGCTGCTAAGGAGATAAAAGAGTTAGTAGAAAATGCTACATCAAAAACAAATGAAGGAAAAAAGATATCTGATGAAATGAGAGATGGATATAATAATCTTAATAGACTCATAGGTGAGACTATAACTATTATTCAAGATGTTAGCCAAGCTTCAAGTGAGCAGTTAAAAGGAATTGAACAAATAAATGATGCAGTTTCTATGCTTGATAGAGTAACTCAAGAAAATGCTGCAGAAGCAAATAATGTTGCAAATATTGCTAATGAAACTCTTCAAATGGCTCAACTGCTAGTAGAAGATGCAAAAACAAAAAAAGTAAACTAA
- a CDS encoding YggS family pyridoxal phosphate-dependent enzyme produces MDKKRATKNLDSLITKVEAARLRVSEHHIVKIIGISKYSTIDDIKTLYEAGQRAFGENKVQDLKIKSEALEEFPIEWHFVGTLQKNKINNLIDLNPTLVHSLDSLELAEELNKKLSIKNKKMSCLLQINSAYEDTKSGVDPKDALDIYKKIIKFYPNIILKGIMSIGANTEDRETIKKSFLVTKKIFDDVKILGGIYCSMGMSNDFDLAIECGSNMIRVGSTLFK; encoded by the coding sequence ATGGATAAAAAACGAGCAACAAAAAATTTAGATAGTTTGATAACAAAAGTTGAAGCAGCAAGACTTAGAGTATCAGAGCATCACATTGTAAAAATAATTGGAATTTCAAAATATTCAACTATTGACGATATTAAAACTCTTTATGAAGCTGGTCAAAGAGCTTTTGGAGAAAATAAAGTTCAAGACTTAAAGATAAAAAGTGAAGCACTAGAAGAATTTCCTATTGAGTGGCATTTTGTAGGTACTTTACAAAAAAATAAAATCAATAATCTTATAGATTTAAACCCTACTTTAGTTCACTCTTTAGATTCTTTAGAATTAGCCGAAGAACTAAATAAAAAGTTGAGTATAAAAAATAAAAAAATGTCTTGTCTTCTTCAAATAAATTCTGCCTATGAAGATACAAAATCTGGAGTTGATCCAAAAGATGCTTTAGATATATATAAAAAAATTATTAAATTTTATCCAAATATTATTCTTAAAGGGATTATGAGTATTGGTGCAAATACTGAAGATAGAGAAACTATAAAAAAATCTTTTTTAGTAACCAAAAAGATATTCGATGATGTTAAAATCTTAGGGGGAATTTATTGTTCTATGGGGATGAGCAATGATTTTGATTTAGCAATAGAATGTGGATCAAACATGATTAGAGTTGGTTCAACTCTATTTAAATAG
- a CDS encoding Fic family protein, translated as MEDLAQKDDRLSEYSIKQIHSLILKNIDDENKGKYRTTNVIISGAEHKPPQIFEVQSQMQEFIKKYNENITKLHPIELASFVHIEFVNIHPFIDGNGRTSRLLMNLELIKAGFPPIVIELEDRLEYYKTLDITLTTKKIINLF; from the coding sequence ATAGAAGATTTAGCTCAAAAAGATGACAGATTATCTGAATATTCTATTAAACAAATTCATTCTTTAATTCTAAAAAATATTGATGACGAAAATAAGGGTAAGTATAGAACAACTAATGTAATTATAAGTGGAGCAGAACATAAACCACCACAAATTTTTGAAGTACAAAGCCAAATGCAAGAGTTTATAAAAAAGTACAATGAAAATATAACTAAATTACATCCAATAGAACTTGCTAGTTTTGTACATATTGAATTTGTAAATATTCATCCTTTTATAGATGGAAATGGTAGAACTTCAAGACTTTTGATGAATTTAGAACTTATTAAAGCTGGTTTCCCACCTATTGTAATTGAGTTAGAAGATAGACTAGAATACTATAAAACTTTAGATATTACACTCACTACAAAAAAGATTATAAACCTTTTTTAG
- a CDS encoding DUF932 domain-containing protein translates to MSKNIKPLTNEELISVAPSIFSENPIEGVSDKYAFVPTYKLLDTFRDAGYYPIMASESKVRDEENQGYQKHIIQFRSLENLLRPNAKDEYEDIVLTNSHNRTSSFIVDLAIFRIVCSNMLVVPSKSFVHTSIVHVGFTQEKVKYAIEEVTSYIPKIKEQVSIFKSIYLTNAEMQMLANAAIDIRFDTNTHYIKADELLKVNYEEDEVNTLWSTYNRIQESMIRGGVKMKNLVTNKNFTSKAINGIDATIKFNKELFSAVEQVAQLKCDGYLVA, encoded by the coding sequence ATGTCAAAAAATATAAAACCCCTAACAAATGAAGAGTTAATTAGTGTTGCTCCATCAATCTTTAGTGAAAATCCAATTGAAGGTGTAAGTGATAAATATGCTTTTGTTCCAACATATAAACTTCTTGATACTTTTAGAGATGCTGGATACTATCCAATAATGGCAAGTGAGAGTAAAGTAAGAGATGAAGAAAACCAAGGTTATCAAAAACATATAATCCAATTTAGAAGTTTAGAAAATCTTCTTAGACCAAATGCAAAAGATGAATATGAAGATATTGTTTTAACAAACTCTCATAATAGAACATCTAGCTTTATTGTTGATTTGGCAATCTTTAGAATAGTTTGCTCTAATATGCTTGTTGTTCCATCTAAAAGCTTTGTTCATACCTCTATTGTTCATGTGGGCTTTACTCAAGAAAAAGTAAAATATGCAATTGAAGAAGTAACTTCTTATATTCCAAAAATAAAAGAGCAAGTGTCAATCTTTAAATCAATATATCTAACAAATGCAGAGATGCAAATGTTAGCTAATGCTGCAATAGATATTAGATTTGATACAAATACACACTATATTAAAGCTGATGAACTTTTAAAAGTAAACTATGAAGAAGATGAAGTAAATACTCTTTGGAGTACTTATAATAGAATCCAAGAATCAATGATTAGAGGTGGTGTTAAAATGAAGAATCTAGTAACTAATAAAAACTTCACTTCAAAAGCTATCAATGGAATTGATGCAACTATTAAATTTAATAAAGAACTCTTTAGTGCAGTTGAACAAGTTGCACAACTTAAATGTGATGGTTATTTAGTAGCTTAA
- a CDS encoding siphovirus Gp157 family protein — MRLVNYKLQTQMENLNENSDNKYFKEYLKSILEDPNTPYFQKADYIGLCLQEINSKVEYIANDIKELQAYKKRLQTALTLAKELVADVLIQNGVDRVDGNVISSITLLSESITTKKEIVVLDENAVMTLGYVKFEPDIEAIKVALETPKGKKELKDIVTLITETSINKAKVKVNAKKKSLSNEAITIELLSNDIDDDSLKDVA; from the coding sequence ATGAGATTAGTAAATTATAAACTTCAAACACAAATGGAAAATTTAAATGAAAATAGTGATAATAAATACTTTAAAGAGTATTTAAAATCTATTTTAGAAGATCCTAATACCCCTTACTTTCAAAAAGCTGATTATATTGGATTATGCTTACAAGAGATAAATTCAAAAGTAGAGTATATAGCTAATGATATAAAAGAGCTACAAGCTTATAAAAAGAGACTTCAAACTGCACTAACTCTAGCAAAAGAGTTAGTTGCAGATGTTTTAATTCAAAATGGTGTAGATAGAGTTGATGGAAATGTAATATCTTCAATAACTTTATTATCCGAATCAATAACTACTAAAAAAGAGATTGTTGTTCTTGATGAAAATGCTGTTATGACTTTGGGATATGTAAAGTTTGAACCAGATATTGAAGCAATAAAAGTAGCACTAGAAACCCCAAAAGGTAAAAAAGAGTTAAAAGATATTGTAACTCTTATTACAGAAACTTCAATAAATAAAGCAAAAGTTAAAGTAAATGCTAAAAAGAAGAGTTTATCTAATGAAGCTATAACTATTGAGCTTCTAAGTAATGATATAGATGATGACTCTTTAAAAGATGTTGCTTAA
- a CDS encoding Rad52/Rad22 family DNA repair protein, translating into MFTKEQIESLNKELDSKRVKNRSKGNINLSYLEGFDIFETANSIFGFGNWSYTITKLEQVSQEYNQNENVVLCYKAIVNLKVYNQTHTTFIEKEDVGFGTGISKTLADANESASKEAVTDAIKRAFRSFGNQFGNSLYDKSRNLNQIDTSSTYQQESNHNQNQQRNNQYSHPNIKQNQSTSFNQYEYQSLYNLGLNLVEQNGFLIVTGDDIYSKKDSIKACGFRFDSKSKSWYKTIENVA; encoded by the coding sequence ATGTTCACAAAAGAACAAATAGAGTCTTTAAATAAAGAACTCGATAGTAAAAGAGTTAAAAATAGAAGTAAAGGAAATATCAATCTTTCATATTTAGAAGGGTTTGATATATTTGAAACTGCAAACTCTATATTTGGGTTTGGTAATTGGAGTTATACAATTACTAAATTAGAACAAGTAAGCCAAGAGTATAATCAAAATGAAAATGTTGTTTTATGCTATAAGGCAATAGTAAATTTAAAAGTTTATAACCAAACTCATACAACTTTTATAGAAAAAGAAGATGTAGGCTTTGGTACAGGAATTTCTAAAACTTTAGCAGATGCAAATGAATCAGCCTCAAAAGAAGCTGTAACAGATGCAATTAAAAGAGCTTTTAGAAGCTTTGGTAATCAGTTTGGGAACTCTTTGTACGATAAAAGTAGAAATTTAAATCAAATTGATACATCATCTACTTATCAACAAGAATCAAACCATAATCAAAACCAACAAAGAAATAATCAATACTCTCATCCAAATATAAAACAAAATCAATCAACTTCATTTAATCAATATGAGTATCAATCACTTTATAATCTTGGATTAAATCTTGTTGAACAAAATGGATTTTTAATTGTAACAGGTGATGATATATACTCTAAGAAAGATTCAATTAAAGCTTGTGGATTTAGATTTGATAGTAAATCAAAGAGTTGGTATAAAACCATAGAAAATGTTGCTTAA
- a CDS encoding DUF2958 domain-containing protein has product MHNSKLLTEEQLQTIPELYASITLKDPICRFKIFLPNSNWTWYIIEIDKSDNNTCYGLVDGFETELGYFSLGELESIKDSFGLGVELDSSFKPTKLSKIKQELKYSKGS; this is encoded by the coding sequence ATGCATAATAGTAAATTACTAACAGAAGAACAACTTCAAACAATTCCAGAATTATATGCTTCAATAACTCTAAAAGACCCAATATGTAGATTTAAAATATTTTTACCAAACTCAAACTGGACTTGGTACATAATAGAAATTGATAAATCAGATAATAACACTTGTTATGGTTTAGTAGATGGCTTTGAAACAGAACTTGGATATTTTTCATTGGGTGAACTTGAAAGTATAAAGGATAGCTTTGGATTAGGTGTTGAACTTGATAGTAGCTTTAAACCTACAAAATTATCAAAAATCAAACAAGAACTAAAATATAGTAAAGGATCTTAA